Genomic DNA from Candidatus Koribacter versatilis Ellin345:
TGGGCATCGCGGAATACGCGAAACAGAAGGGCGGGAAGCTGCCGGACTTTATCAGCGAGGCAAATTTGCAGTTCTATGAGCAGCACAAGGCAGACCTTGAGAAGCTCGGTCTCGGTAGCGGTGGCGGCGACTCAGAATAAGGCAATTTCGTCCCACGATCCCCGCTGCGGCGGGGTTTTCGCTTTACAGTAAAAGTGAATCGCCGGCGGCGGAAGGTCATCCAAAAAAGGCCAGAAATTCCCCGCTCGACGAGTCCGCACAAACATGAGCTCAAGCGCTGAAACAGCGGTCACGACAAGTGTTTCCACCGGCAAGCCTCAGCGTGCGGCGCTGGCCTTTTCGTTCCTTTCCACGTGGATCATTTGGGGCTCGACGTACCTCGCAATCCGCTATGCGGTGGAGACGATTCCGCCGCTGGTGACGGCAGGTGTACGCCACTTCACCGCAGGCTCGGTGCTGTTTGCGTACTGCTATTTCCGCGGATTTCGGCCCACGGCGAAGCATTGGAAGGGGGCGTTCCTGATTGGAGCGTTCTACTTCCTTGGCGGCCACGGAACACTGCATTGGGCGGAGCAGCGGGTGTCGTCGGGACTGGCGGCGGTGCTGATCGCAACGGAACCGCTGTTCATCGCGGCGATCATGATCTTCACCGGTAAAGAACGCTTCAGCTACTGGACACTGCTCGGGATGCTATGCGGGATCAGCGGCGTAGCGTACCTGATGGGCGGCGAAGCGCTGCACGCTCCGGGGCAGATGGTGGGGATCCTGGCAGTTCTGGCGGGATCGCTGTCGTGGGGCATCGGGGTGTGCATCTCTCCGAATGCGGGGCTTCCGGAAGATCCGGTTGCAAGCGCCGGAATGACTATGTTTTGCGGTTCTCTGCTGCTGCTGACGACGGCCGGCGTCACCGGCGAGATCGCGGCGTTTCATCCGCACCAGGTCGCGATGCGGTCGGTACTCGGGCTGCTGTTCCTGATTGTCTTCGGGTCGATCGTGGCGTTCTCGGCGTACGTGTGGCTGCTCGGCCAGGTGTCGCCTACGATGGTTTCGACGCATACCTTTGTGAACCCGGCAGTAGCCGTACTGCTGGGCTGGGCCATGGCGGGCGAGGCGCTGACGGCGCGCCTGTTAGTGGCAACGCTGGCGATTCTCGGGTCGATTGCGTTCATCCGTCGAGGAACGCGGGCCGCAGCGCACTAAAACCTGCAATTTCTGAACAAATTCAAATTTTGCTTGACTTCGCTGTCGCATAGAGGTATTTTGAACGTGTTCAAATTATGCCCGCTGACGAGGCTAACCGGCTGAATCAGCGGCGGTTCCAGGGTGGTCCGCGCAAAGGAGGTCGCACCATGAACCGATACGATCCAAAGCAACCGATTGAACCGTTCTACGTACCTGCAAAGGTGTTGAAGTGCCGGATTGAGGGCAACGAACCAGGAGGCGGAGGAAGCTCGCCCCAACCGAAGCAGCCGCTCTTCCCCGAATGGGAGAAGCTGGAAGGGCCAGTCGCAAAGCTCGTGGGAGCAGCGGTGTTTGCCGGGGCCTATGTACTGATCGAGCAGAATCGAAGATTCCTTCCCATAGCTGTTTTCCTGCTGCTGTGCGCCGTATTGCTGCGCTTCGACGAGCGTCGGCGGCGGATTGCGGTGGCCCCTCTGCTTCTCGCAACCTTGCGACTGGCTTCGCAAATGAGTTCTGCGATGTTGCCGAACACCGAGCGCTCCATGCTGCGACAGGCGATTGGGACGGTGCCGGCGTGGGTGCCGCTCTTCCTCGGCGCGTGTTTGTTCTTTGGGCCGAACTTCAAGACCGTGACCCAGGTAATGGCGACAGCGCTCTCTTCCCTACTCCTGTTTTCGGGACTGCTGCCGGGCGATGGTTACCTGCTGGTGTTCGTCATCGTCGAGTACTTGTTGTTTGTTGCGATGGGAATCGCGTTGATCGTTGATCTGTTGAGTCGCGCGCCTGCGCCCCAACCGGCAGTCGCGCGCTAACGCCGAGCCGGGGAGGGCGGGAGGGCCTCTCCGGCTTTATTTCAGCGCCAGCGTCTTGAGGACGAACTCCCCAAAGAGCGTATTGGCCCAGGCGAACCATGCGCGAGTGAACTTTGACGGATCGTCCTTGTCGAACGATTCGTGCATGAAGCCGGTGCCGGCGTCGGTGGCGACGAGAGTCTTCTGACAATTGTCGATTTCGACATGATCGGTGCTGGTAAGGCCGCGAATGATCAGCGAGAGCGGCCAGATCATATTCAGGCCGACGTGCGGGCCGCCGATCCCTTCGGCGGCTTTGCCTTTGAAAAAGTATGGATTGTCTTCGCTGAGAACGAAGCGGCGGGTGTTCTGGTAGATGGCATCGGACGGTTCGCAGATGCCGAGATACGGCAGCGAGAGCAGGCTGGGGACGTTGGCATCGTCCATCAGAAGTTGGCCGCCGTAGCCATCCACTTCGTAGGCGTAGATCTCGCCGTACTTCAGATGCTGCGTCTTGCCGTATTTGTTGATCGCTTCGCGAACCTCCTGCGCGAGAGCGTTGCAATCGCGGGAGAGCGGTTCATCTTTGTAGATCTGGGTGAGAATTTCGCTCAACTGCGTAAGCGAGAGGACCGCGAAGAGGTTCGACGGGATGAGAAACGGGAAGATGCAGGAGTCGTCGGAGGGGCGGAAGCCGCTGGCAATCAGGCCAACCGGGCGCACGGGGTTGCCGTAGCCGTCGAGGTTGAGCGTGTCGTTGGGCGTGGTGGTTTCGCGGCGGAATGAGTAGGGGCCAAGGCTGGTCTTGCGCTGCTGCTCGCGGAACGTCTTCGCGATTTTGCGAGCGGCTTCGTGCCAAGGCTCATCGAAGACGCTGCTATCGGCGGTGGTCTTCCAGTAGTGGTATGCGAGGCGAACGGGATAGCACAACGAATCAATCTCCCACTTGCGTTCGTGGAGTTCAGGACGCATTTGCGTCAGATCGTGATCGAACTCGCTGCCTTCGCGATCGAAGTTGAAGGCATTCGCATAGGGATCGATGTTGATGCAGCGCACCTGGCGGTGGATTACGCCGGCGAGCAGGCGCTGGAGATCGGGATCGCGCTTGGCGAGCGGCAGGTATGGAAAGATCTGAGCACTGGAGTCGCGCAGCCACATGGCGGGGATGTCGCCGGTGATGACGAAGGTGTCGGGCTTGCCATAGAGGGAGCCGGTGCGAACGGTGGTGTCGAGCGTGTTGGGGAAGCAATTTTCGAAGAGCCGAGCAAGGCGCGTGTCGCCGAGTTTCGCCTTCGTCTTGGCGATCACGTCTTCGACGGCGGCACTTTGGAACTTGCGCTGGTTCGGTGCGGGGCGGCCTTTTGCAGGGTCGAATGAAGGAGCTTGCTGTGCGATGGAGGATCGCTCGGCGCAGGCGTTGATGAGTGCGGCTGCGCCGAGTTTGGCGACGTCACGACGGGTAATGTTCATCGAGCGACAGGATAAACCCTACGCTACTCGAGCTTGATGCCGTCCTTGTTGTGCGCGAGCCAGGTGCGTAAGTCCTGCAACTGTGGGTCCAGCGCGCGCGAGCCTTCGACGGAGCGGGTGCCGGCCATCGCTTTCTGCTGCTCGGCGAAGAACTGGAACATGTTGCCAAGGTCGTCGGCGCCAGGGAATCCGAGGCCGCGGTAGACGTCGAACGGGATGGCTTGATAGGTGACCGGTTCGCCGAAGGCCTCGGCCATGCGCTCCGCCATCTCGTTGCCGGTGAGCCATTCCCCGACGACGCCGACGCGCTTGCCGATGAACTCGTTTCCCTTCTTAAAGATGCCGTACGAGCACCGACCGATATCTTCAGCGGCGATGCCAGCGAGTTTCGCATCAGCCATCGGGAGGCTGAAGGTGAGTTTGCCATCGGCGCCGCGCTTGGGACCCATCCCAAAGTGGATGAAGTTATCCCAGTAGAAAGAAGTCAGCAGTAATGTTGTGGGGAGTGCGGCGGCGAAGATTTTGTCGGCCTCGCCCTTGGAATCGAGGTGCGGGACTTTGTAGTTGCCCATGAGCGTGGGCATGCGAGTATCGCTGAGCGGGTAGAACTCGCGGGTGTCTTCCAGCGTTGACCAGATCGCATGTTGCACGCCCGCAGCGGCTGCGGCCTTCGCGAGGTTCGCGGCCTGCTGGGTTTCGTGTTCGGGGGAGAAGTGGTTCCAGAAGAAGGTCACGCAGAACGCGCCGTAACATCCGATGAAGGCGCCCTTCAGGCTCTCGATGTCGTCGACATCGGCGTGCACGACTTCAGCACCGGCCTTGGCGAGGTCCTGCGCTTTGGCGGAGTTGGGATCGCGGGTCAGTGCGCGGACGCGGAATTCGCCGCTTTTGTCCGCAAGAATGGCGCGAACGAGTCCACCGCCTTGCGATCCCGTCGCACCGGCGACGGCAATGATTTTGGAACTGCTCATGGATTCCTCCAGTGGAAGTGTTCGGGAAGGATAGCATTCGGAATGCTATTGCGAGATTAACGCGCGCGGCTGAGGTATGATGCTTCCGCATTTCCCTGACAACTTAAAAGAACGATGAAGAGCATGGACTACGTGGTCGGTGTCATCCTGCTGCTCGTGATCCTGGGCGGAGGCTTCTTCCTGCGGCTCGGGCTGCGGAACATCTGGCGCGGCGTGGCAAGTGCGAGTTGGCCGCGCGTGAGCGGAACCGTCGTGCGCTCCACCACCAATGCTACGACCGATGTGAACAAGAACACCGGCCAACGCGACAAGATGTATTCCGCGGACATCGCGTTCCAGTACAACGTGAGTGGCCACGACTACACGACGACCACGCTGCACTTCGGACAGACGCTGGGATCGGGCGGATCTTCGGACGCCGAGATTCGGCACCTACGCTATCCGCAGGGCGCGACCGTCACGATCGCTTACAACCCGAAAGACCCGTCCATTGCGGCTGCTGAGCCGGGGTTCTCTCTGGAAGCGTTCTGGCTAGTGGCCGCGGGGTTGGCGTTCATTCTCCCGTGTGTGATGGCGGGAATCCTGGTGTACACGACGGAGAGCGGGAGGAATGAAAGCCGCGGCATGGCGATCGGCGCGGGGATTTTCGCCAGCATTTTCGCCGTGCTGGGAATTGCGGCGCTCTGCGCGGGACTGACAACAGTCTGGCGCGCGAAGAGCAGCGTGCATTGGCCAACTGCCGAGGGCGTGATTCGCTACGCGAACATGCAGACCGAAGACAAAGCTCAGCGTGTGAGTGATGGCGAAGGGGTAAGCCACGTTGAACACTCCGAAAGCTACTCAACGAACCTGGTGTTTGAGTACGAAGTGAGTGGAGAAAAATACTTCGCGAATGTACGGCGTTTCGGCGTGCTGAATGGCGACCTCGCGCAGGAGGCGGATGCGGCGGAAAAGTATCCGCTGGGAGCGAAGGTCACAGTCGCGTACTCGCCGGTGAATCCGAATGTGGCGGTGCTGGAACCAGGCACTCAAGGGGCGACCTACGCGATGGCTGGCGTGGGTGCGGCTTGCCTGTTCTTCGCCAGCGTGGTGTTTATCTGGATTATTCCGAGCATGTTGCGGTTTTAGCCCCGCGAAAACGCTGTGTCAGTGCGAAACAGAGCGGAATGTAAGTCTGCAGTGCCGGCTGCATCGGGAAAGATCCTGCGACGTATGGTTGCGCTCGCGCAATCTGGTGGAAATTCGCCGGATTGGCTGCTAACCCACGACAGACAACAATCTAGATCAGCGCACATCTCAGCCGCGTGTGGCGCATTCGCAACCGCCGGCAACAGCCAATACGAATTGACGAGTTCGATGCAGGCGAGGATGCAGCTTTGTTCGGGTAGCGGTTCGAAATACTCGT
This window encodes:
- a CDS encoding DUF3592 domain-containing protein, with product MKSMDYVVGVILLLVILGGGFFLRLGLRNIWRGVASASWPRVSGTVVRSTTNATTDVNKNTGQRDKMYSADIAFQYNVSGHDYTTTTLHFGQTLGSGGSSDAEIRHLRYPQGATVTIAYNPKDPSIAAAEPGFSLEAFWLVAAGLAFILPCVMAGILVYTTESGRNESRGMAIGAGIFASIFAVLGIAALCAGLTTVWRAKSSVHWPTAEGVIRYANMQTEDKAQRVSDGEGVSHVEHSESYSTNLVFEYEVSGEKYFANVRRFGVLNGDLAQEADAAEKYPLGAKVTVAYSPVNPNVAVLEPGTQGATYAMAGVGAACLFFASVVFIWIIPSMLRF
- a CDS encoding glycoside hydrolase family 125 protein yields the protein MNITRRDVAKLGAAALINACAERSSIAQQAPSFDPAKGRPAPNQRKFQSAAVEDVIAKTKAKLGDTRLARLFENCFPNTLDTTVRTGSLYGKPDTFVITGDIPAMWLRDSSAQIFPYLPLAKRDPDLQRLLAGVIHRQVRCINIDPYANAFNFDREGSEFDHDLTQMRPELHERKWEIDSLCYPVRLAYHYWKTTADSSVFDEPWHEAARKIAKTFREQQRKTSLGPYSFRRETTTPNDTLNLDGYGNPVRPVGLIASGFRPSDDSCIFPFLIPSNLFAVLSLTQLSEILTQIYKDEPLSRDCNALAQEVREAINKYGKTQHLKYGEIYAYEVDGYGGQLLMDDANVPSLLSLPYLGICEPSDAIYQNTRRFVLSEDNPYFFKGKAAEGIGGPHVGLNMIWPLSLIIRGLTSTDHVEIDNCQKTLVATDAGTGFMHESFDKDDPSKFTRAWFAWANTLFGEFVLKTLALK
- a CDS encoding EamA family transporter, coding for MSSSAETAVTTSVSTGKPQRAALAFSFLSTWIIWGSTYLAIRYAVETIPPLVTAGVRHFTAGSVLFAYCYFRGFRPTAKHWKGAFLIGAFYFLGGHGTLHWAEQRVSSGLAAVLIATEPLFIAAIMIFTGKERFSYWTLLGMLCGISGVAYLMGGEALHAPGQMVGILAVLAGSLSWGIGVCISPNAGLPEDPVASAGMTMFCGSLLLLTTAGVTGEIAAFHPHQVAMRSVLGLLFLIVFGSIVAFSAYVWLLGQVSPTMVSTHTFVNPAVAVLLGWAMAGEALTARLLVATLAILGSIAFIRRGTRAAAH
- a CDS encoding NmrA/HSCARG family protein codes for the protein MSSSKIIAVAGATGSQGGGLVRAILADKSGEFRVRALTRDPNSAKAQDLAKAGAEVVHADVDDIESLKGAFIGCYGAFCVTFFWNHFSPEHETQQAANLAKAAAAAGVQHAIWSTLEDTREFYPLSDTRMPTLMGNYKVPHLDSKGEADKIFAAALPTTLLLTSFYWDNFIHFGMGPKRGADGKLTFSLPMADAKLAGIAAEDIGRCSYGIFKKGNEFIGKRVGVVGEWLTGNEMAERMAEAFGEPVTYQAIPFDVYRGLGFPGADDLGNMFQFFAEQQKAMAGTRSVEGSRALDPQLQDLRTWLAHNKDGIKLE
- a CDS encoding DUF3601 domain-containing protein, with protein sequence MPALLPMPTLEVRRFFPGVVVRVAKAFRDYDDQTVGPGEILHVADVSFFPYDDGSTIRAEKTIRLSGNVDENARIIDNPANEYFEPLPEQSCILACIELVNSYWLLPAVANAPHAAEMCADLDCCLSWVSSQSGEFPPDCASATIRRRIFPDAAGTADLHSALFRTDTAFSRG